A region of Lacinutrix sp. Hel_I_90 DNA encodes the following proteins:
- a CDS encoding ABC transporter ATP-binding protein, whose amino-acid sequence MSNLLEAHSVSKKFGDFTALNNVSIAVEKGSIFGLLGPNGAGKTTLIRVINQITMPDTGHVILDGEPLLRHHIQNIGYLPEERGLYKSMKVGEQVLYLAQLKGLEKAEAKKRLLMWFERLEIGDWWNKKIQELSKGMAQKIQFVVTVLHQPKLLIFDEPFSGFDPINADIIKNEILRLRDEGATVIFSTHRMESVEEMCDHIALIHKSNKILDGNLNTVKRQYKSNTFEVGISAENHSALQQTLADKFSVVPAHFKTLDNELKLNIKLQDHETANNLLSYLLTQGQVSHFVEVIPSVSDIFIQTIKDH is encoded by the coding sequence ATGAGCAACCTATTAGAAGCACACTCAGTTTCTAAAAAATTTGGTGATTTTACAGCACTTAACAATGTCTCTATTGCCGTTGAAAAAGGCAGTATCTTTGGGCTTCTTGGGCCAAACGGCGCCGGAAAAACGACCTTAATACGTGTTATTAATCAAATTACAATGCCAGATACTGGTCATGTGATATTAGATGGCGAGCCATTACTGCGACATCATATTCAAAATATAGGCTATTTACCAGAAGAACGTGGTTTATATAAATCGATGAAAGTTGGTGAACAAGTATTATATCTGGCACAACTTAAAGGTTTGGAAAAGGCCGAAGCTAAAAAAAGACTACTCATGTGGTTTGAGCGTTTAGAAATTGGCGATTGGTGGAATAAGAAAATCCAAGAATTATCTAAAGGTATGGCTCAAAAAATTCAGTTTGTGGTGACCGTTTTACATCAACCCAAATTGTTGATTTTTGATGAACCTTTTTCGGGTTTCGACCCAATAAACGCTGATATTATAAAAAATGAAATCCTAAGATTACGTGACGAAGGGGCCACAGTTATTTTTTCAACGCACCGTATGGAATCTGTTGAGGAAATGTGTGATCATATCGCCTTAATTCATAAGTCGAATAAAATATTAGATGGAAATCTAAATACTGTTAAACGACAGTATAAATCGAATACCTTTGAAGTAGGGATTTCTGCAGAAAACCATTCAGCATTACAACAGACTTTAGCTGATAAATTTTCGGTAGTTCCGGCACATTTTAAAACCTTAGACAACGAGTTAAAACTAAATATTAAACTTCAAGATCATGAAACTGCTAATAATTTATTAAGTTATTTACTCACGCAAGGCCAAGTGTCTCACTTTGTGGAAGTCATACCAAGTGTTAGTGATATTTTTATTCAAACTATTAAGGACCATTAA
- a CDS encoding ABC transporter permease produces the protein MNHLPLIIKREYLTKVRNKAFIVMTFVSPLIFIALFTVVGYLSQINSNTERTISVLDESGFFSESFENAEFLHYNFLNNVTLETAKKRVEEQNNYGLLHISKFDSIANAAKGIAFYSSESPSLSIIGTLESKIEKRLTNLNLESKNVDVAMINDAQVTIAINQENFSGKKSSKLDSLVKLIFGGAAGYLLFMFIIIYGNMIMRSVIEEKTSRIIEVIISSVKPIQLMLGKIIGTSLAGVTQFVIWLIVGGILMIIASLLFGIDFATMQTPQQEMMQQAIQNQDGTMELQNIILAFQNLPLLNLIIAFLLFFISGYLLYSSLYAAIGAAVDNETDTQQFMLPIIMPLVLAVYVGIFTVIEDPHGTISTIFSFIPLTSPVVMLMRIPFGVPLWQQVVSLLILIGTFIFTVWFAAKIYRVGILMYGKKPSYRELIKWIKY, from the coding sequence ATGAATCATTTACCACTTATAATTAAAAGAGAATATCTTACTAAAGTGAGAAATAAGGCTTTTATCGTAATGACGTTTGTGAGTCCCTTAATATTTATTGCACTCTTCACTGTCGTAGGTTATTTGTCACAAATAAATAGTAATACAGAACGAACCATTTCGGTTTTAGACGAGTCGGGTTTTTTTAGCGAGTCTTTTGAAAACGCTGAATTTTTGCATTATAATTTTTTAAATAATGTAACTTTAGAGACCGCTAAGAAACGTGTTGAAGAGCAAAATAATTACGGCTTACTTCATATTTCAAAATTTGATAGTATTGCTAATGCTGCAAAAGGCATAGCTTTTTATTCTTCAGAATCGCCATCACTATCAATAATTGGAACATTAGAATCTAAAATTGAAAAACGGCTCACCAATCTTAATCTAGAAAGTAAAAATGTTGATGTTGCCATGATTAACGATGCACAAGTAACGATAGCTATTAATCAGGAGAATTTTAGTGGTAAAAAATCTTCGAAATTAGATAGTTTAGTAAAACTTATTTTTGGTGGTGCTGCGGGCTATTTACTCTTCATGTTTATCATTATTTATGGAAACATGATCATGCGTTCGGTTATTGAAGAAAAAACGAGTCGCATTATCGAGGTCATTATATCTTCAGTAAAACCCATACAATTAATGTTGGGTAAAATTATTGGCACCTCTTTGGCTGGTGTCACCCAATTTGTAATTTGGCTAATTGTGGGTGGTATTTTAATGATTATAGCCTCTCTTCTATTCGGTATCGATTTTGCAACCATGCAAACACCACAACAGGAAATGATGCAGCAGGCCATACAGAATCAAGATGGTACCATGGAACTTCAAAATATTATTTTAGCCTTTCAAAATTTACCATTACTAAATCTTATCATTGCTTTTTTACTCTTTTTTATTAGTGGCTATTTACTATACAGCTCGCTTTATGCAGCTATTGGTGCGGCTGTAGATAATGAAACAGATACACAGCAATTTATGCTACCTATAATCATGCCCTTAGTACTAGCTGTTTATGTTGGTATTTTTACGGTGATAGAAGATCCTCATGGTACTATTTCAACCATATTTTCGTTTATACCCTTAACGTCTCCTGTGGTTATGCTTATGCGTATTCCATTTGGAGTGCCGTTATGGCAGCAGGTGGTATCGTTGTTAATTTTAATTGGTACATTTATCTTTACTGTCTGGTTTGCTGCAAAAATATATCGTGTAGGAATTTTAATGTATGGAAAAAAGCCAAGTTATAGGGAATTAATTAAGTGGATTAAATATTAA
- a CDS encoding mechanosensitive ion channel family protein: MQDNVTDKIEKEVGKVSDVITDTNAWGKFIEFLNYKIYEFTNDDGGAGAVIKVKYVLLVIAILIVTTYILRWVKRLLTRKMPAEDAAKFTTVFSFARWLIYIIIFIIVIDSIGIDVTAVFAASAALLIGIGLALQTLFQDIISGVFILVDQSVHVGDVIELEGKVGRVVEIKLRTTRAVTIDNKVLVIPNHLYLTNSLYNWTQNGTSTRETVDVGVAYGSDIELVKKLLIKAAESCKLVFKQPGPTVIFNDFGESSLNFRVAFTVEDSFNSRIPKSEIRFAIDRLFRENNISIPFPQRDIHIIQKPDQDIQLKMKNNSHLNTND, encoded by the coding sequence ATGCAAGATAACGTAACAGATAAAATTGAAAAGGAAGTTGGAAAAGTAAGCGATGTGATTACTGACACTAACGCGTGGGGAAAGTTCATAGAATTTTTAAACTATAAAATCTATGAATTTACTAATGACGATGGTGGCGCTGGAGCTGTAATCAAAGTAAAATATGTTTTATTGGTCATTGCTATTTTAATAGTAACAACCTACATCTTAAGATGGGTAAAAAGATTATTAACCCGTAAAATGCCAGCTGAGGATGCTGCCAAATTTACCACAGTATTCTCATTCGCTAGATGGCTGATATACATCATCATTTTTATTATCGTCATAGATTCTATAGGCATCGATGTTACTGCCGTTTTTGCTGCATCTGCTGCGTTACTAATTGGTATTGGTCTGGCATTACAAACCTTGTTTCAAGATATTATATCCGGTGTGTTTATACTCGTAGATCAATCGGTTCATGTTGGAGATGTTATAGAACTTGAAGGCAAAGTGGGTCGTGTAGTAGAAATTAAATTACGTACCACAAGAGCGGTAACTATTGATAACAAAGTATTAGTGATTCCTAATCATTTGTATTTAACCAATAGTTTATACAATTGGACACAAAATGGCACCTCGACAAGAGAAACTGTTGATGTTGGGGTTGCTTACGGTAGTGATATCGAGCTGGTAAAAAAACTATTAATTAAAGCTGCAGAGTCTTGTAAATTGGTTTTTAAACAACCTGGACCAACCGTTATATTTAATGATTTTGGTGAGAGTTCACTAAATTTTAGAGTTGCTTTTACTGTAGAAGATAGTTTCAACTCGAGAATACCAAAAAGTGAAATTCGCTTTGCTATAGACAGGTTATTCAGAGAAAACAATATTAGCATTCCGTTCCCTCAACGTGACATTCATATCATTCAAAAACCAGATCAAGACATTCAATTAAAGATGAAGAACAATTCACATTTAAACACCAACGACTAG